A region of Sulfurimonas sp. DNA encodes the following proteins:
- a CDS encoding ABC transporter ATP-binding protein: MEKKHKQKTGLWAILVPVNFEIRIAILLSAIGAISLIASLTLLSFTLSNILEETPIKIFDIEFDLFNTIIALAIITVIAFVTRLSAFIVSHLGAFRLEQILRTDLSFHLSKVPLGYIITTGSGALKKVMQEDVAALHAFVADSVPMIAKSIVAPITTLIILFVVDYRLALAGIFVLVIGASIMSMAMKDSQEYRIKYEKSQTDINKAVVEFAQAMPVVRTFDDGSESFKKYNDSLFSYRKNLNAWMAKTNKSAKFGTILLTPLTTLLAILLTGIYLLNNGSLELSSLILALFLSTGMADALMPVMWLSNFIKKSQASALRIQEIMDTEELPLAISNKTPDDISIHFENVSFSYDKTDKKALENISFVVPSKSTTAIVGPSGAGKSTVAKLIPRFWDVTQGSIKIGDTDIREISNDTLMDIVSFVFQDTFLFADSIFNNIKMANPNASDEDVVNAAKSAQIHDFILSLPNGYDTKAGERGANLSGGQKQRITIARTILRDNPIIILDEATAFADPENEEEIIKALANLMKDKTVIVIAHRLSTIKDVDQIIVIDEGKIKEIGKHQELLDNKQVYFNLWSNYEKAQEWNLETKEAL, translated from the coding sequence ATGGAAAAAAAACATAAACAAAAAACAGGTCTATGGGCTATTTTAGTCCCTGTAAATTTTGAGATACGCATAGCGATATTACTCTCTGCTATTGGTGCTATTAGTTTAATAGCTAGTTTGACTCTTCTTTCTTTTACTTTATCTAATATTTTAGAGGAAACTCCTATAAAAATATTTGATATAGAATTTGACCTTTTCAATACTATCATTGCACTTGCTATTATTACAGTCATTGCTTTTGTCACGAGGCTGAGTGCTTTTATTGTTTCTCATCTTGGTGCTTTTAGATTGGAGCAAATTTTAAGAACAGATTTGTCTTTTCATCTTTCAAAAGTGCCTTTAGGATATATAATCACTACAGGTTCTGGTGCTTTAAAAAAAGTGATGCAAGAAGATGTAGCAGCACTTCATGCTTTTGTAGCAGATAGTGTTCCTATGATTGCTAAAAGTATTGTTGCGCCTATAACAACTTTAATCATTTTATTTGTTGTTGATTATCGTTTGGCACTTGCTGGTATTTTTGTTTTAGTTATTGGGGCAAGTATTATGTCAATGGCGATGAAAGATTCCCAAGAATATAGAATTAAATATGAGAAAAGTCAAACAGATATAAACAAAGCCGTTGTAGAATTTGCTCAAGCTATGCCGGTTGTGAGAACATTTGATGATGGAAGTGAATCTTTTAAAAAATATAATGATTCTTTATTTTCTTATAGAAAAAACTTAAATGCTTGGATGGCAAAAACTAACAAAAGTGCTAAATTTGGTACTATTTTACTTACTCCTTTAACAACTTTACTAGCTATTTTATTAACTGGAATCTATCTTCTAAATAATGGCTCATTGGAGTTGTCTTCTTTAATTTTAGCACTCTTTTTAAGTACAGGCATGGCAGATGCTCTTATGCCTGTTATGTGGCTAAGTAATTTTATTAAAAAATCACAAGCTTCAGCTTTAAGAATACAAGAGATTATGGATACAGAAGAGTTGCCATTAGCAATAAGCAATAAAACACCAGATGATATATCTATTCATTTTGAAAATGTATCTTTTTCTTATGATAAAACAGATAAAAAGGCTTTGGAAAATATAAGTTTTGTAGTTCCATCTAAAAGTACAACCGCTATAGTAGGACCAAGTGGAGCTGGAAAAAGTACAGTAGCTAAACTAATCCCTAGATTTTGGGATGTAACGCAAGGAAGTATAAAAATAGGAGATACAGATATAAGAGAGATTTCAAACGATACACTTATGGATATAGTTTCTTTTGTATTTCAAGATACTTTTCTTTTTGCTGATAGTATTTTTAACAATATAAAAATGGCAAATCCAAATGCAAGTGATGAAGATGTAGTAAATGCAGCAAAATCAGCACAAATACATGATTTTATACTTTCACTTCCAAATGGCTACGATACAAAAGCAGGTGAACGAGGTGCAAACCTTTCAGGCGGACAAAAACAAAGAATTACAATAGCTAGAACTATTTTAAGAGATAATCCTATCATCATATTAGATGAAGCGACAGCTTTTGCAGACCCAGAAAATGAAGAAGAGATTATCAAAGCTTTAGCAAATCTTATGAAAGATAAAACAGTTATCGTTATTGCTCATAGACTTTCAACTATCAAAGATGTAGATCAAATCATTGTTATAGATGAAGGTAAGATAAAAGAAATTGGAAAACATCAAGAACTTTTAGATAATAAACAAGTTTATTTCAATCTTTGGAGCAATTATGAAAAAGCACAAGAGTGGAACTTAGAAACAAAGGAGGCATTATAA
- a CDS encoding AraC family transcriptional regulator, with amino-acid sequence MSCNNYNVINSEKILELNNSIQEFNIDDNIYLIKSNIKFTESRDINVLSKVDGLLITINLNGSVKHKSHLSNFNLDINKNMTSINLMQTEEGINEIKAGTHLQNLHIIFKKEFLRKNFLDIDIYEKILSFFEKNENAKNIKTSNTSIQNQIIANEIFNSQYSGGLNKIFLQSKVLEIFLNEFNHLQLESNTPKNIGKVKFSSYDIEAIHKAKEIMLNNIQNPPSIKELSRSVALNDFKLKIGFKNIFNTSPYKMIHEHRMLKAKHLLETSEMNVSEIANKIGYKFVHNFSKVFLQKFGVRPKDLMKSRKYYY; translated from the coding sequence ATGTCTTGTAATAATTATAATGTAATAAATAGTGAAAAAATATTAGAATTGAATAATAGTATTCAAGAATTTAATATTGATGATAATATTTATTTAATAAAAAGTAATATTAAATTTACAGAATCAAGAGATATAAATGTACTTTCAAAAGTAGATGGATTATTGATTACTATTAATCTAAATGGTTCAGTTAAACATAAAAGTCATCTAAGTAATTTTAATTTAGATATAAACAAAAATATGACTTCAATAAATCTTATGCAAACAGAAGAAGGCATTAATGAAATAAAAGCTGGTACACATTTGCAAAATCTACATATCATATTCAAAAAAGAATTTTTAAGAAAGAATTTTTTAGATATAGATATATATGAAAAAATATTAAGTTTTTTTGAAAAAAATGAAAATGCTAAAAATATAAAAACATCCAATACAAGTATACAAAATCAAATAATTGCAAATGAAATTTTTAATTCACAATATAGCGGAGGTTTAAATAAAATATTTCTTCAATCAAAAGTTTTAGAAATATTTTTAAATGAATTTAATCATTTACAATTAGAATCCAATACTCCAAAAAATATTGGAAAAGTAAAATTCAGTTCTTACGATATAGAAGCAATTCATAAAGCTAAAGAAATTATGTTAAATAATATTCAAAATCCTCCAAGCATAAAAGAACTTTCAAGATCAGTTGCATTAAATGATTTTAAATTAAAAATTGGATTTAAAAATATTTTCAATACAAGTCCATACAAAATGATACATGAACATAGAATGCTAAAGGCAAAACACCTTTTAGAAACAAGTGAGATGAATGTAAGCGAAATAGCAAATAAAATAGGGTATAAATTTGTACACAATTTTTCAAAAGTTTTTTTACAAAAATTTGGAGTACGCCCAAAAGATTTAATGAAAAGTAGAAAATACTATTATTGA
- a CDS encoding TonB-dependent receptor, translating to MKIVNKLTLSTIVSMLVYSNIYANDIKTLDKLTVTAQKKAENIQEVPISMTLLDEISIVDNNIELVEDIAAYTPNLMFFSYGSDSQISPSLRGIFSDMEAKTVPMAIYIDGVPILDGWAMNEELNNIERIEVLKGPQGTLYGKNAETGVMNIHTKQPSNITQGSISLEVGSDNKRKINLNVSGALIENKLLIGISASHYEKDGFLKDKNTGKTIDDRKRNSVRVNIIYKPTDNLEISFINSILKYDDGSVKMSYVTQGKNDISQNFKGYNKSQIVNNALKIKYTISDRSYIESITTRRSFNLKDGDDWDFTNNPVPQYHMIRDTNTKSYSEEIKYIDSFLNNKLDFLAGIYMDEKDENFDFAWSGYPIERDFNDKSLGLFTHIKYQISNNLSILTGIRYDKENKEFTDKNRNIKEDSTYSEISPKVSLEYNFENNKMAYFTIAKGYRAGGFNHNAPIGHANLIFEKETLWNYEAGYKSVMLDDKLTFNTSIYYMDIKNMQVTSAISPAEEYVSNAGEAHSQGLELEVNYQINDELNIFSSLGVNETKFDKFKDFNGNYKGKTNPFAPKYNYYIGAKYRANAGYYASANLNGYGKMYFDKENKYEKKAYTLVNTKVGYETKKFDIYMYAKNLFDKNHDSVGYHDSYTIYSEEREIGIQVTYRF from the coding sequence ATGAAAATAGTAAACAAGTTAACTTTATCAACCATAGTTTCGATGTTGGTTTATAGTAACATCTATGCAAATGATATTAAAACTTTGGATAAATTAACAGTAACAGCACAAAAAAAGGCAGAAAACATCCAAGAAGTACCTATATCTATGACACTCCTAGATGAGATAAGTATAGTAGATAACAATATAGAACTTGTAGAAGATATAGCGGCATACACTCCAAATCTAATGTTTTTTTCTTATGGTTCCGATTCTCAGATTAGCCCATCGCTTAGGGGAATATTTTCAGATATGGAGGCTAAAACTGTTCCTATGGCTATATATATTGATGGTGTTCCCATTTTAGATGGGTGGGCTATGAATGAAGAACTTAATAATATAGAAAGAATAGAAGTCCTAAAAGGTCCCCAAGGTACACTATATGGGAAAAATGCTGAAACAGGGGTGATGAATATTCACACTAAACAACCATCAAATATTACACAAGGATCCATAAGTCTTGAAGTGGGAAGTGATAATAAAAGAAAAATAAATTTAAATGTATCAGGTGCCTTGATAGAAAATAAACTATTAATTGGAATATCTGCATCTCATTATGAAAAAGATGGATTTTTAAAAGATAAAAATACTGGGAAAACAATAGATGATAGAAAAAGAAATTCAGTTAGAGTAAATATTATATATAAACCTACTGATAATTTAGAGATATCATTTATAAACTCTATTTTAAAATATGATGATGGTTCTGTTAAAATGAGTTATGTAACACAAGGAAAAAATGATATTTCCCAAAATTTTAAAGGTTACAATAAATCACAAATTGTAAATAATGCTTTAAAAATAAAATATACAATATCTGATAGATCATATATAGAATCAATCACCACTAGAAGAAGTTTTAATTTAAAAGATGGTGATGACTGGGATTTTACAAATAATCCTGTACCTCAATATCATATGATTAGAGATACAAATACTAAATCTTATTCAGAAGAAATTAAATATATAGATAGTTTTTTAAACAATAAATTAGATTTTTTAGCTGGTATTTATATGGATGAAAAAGATGAAAATTTTGATTTTGCTTGGTCTGGCTATCCTATCGAACGAGATTTTAATGATAAGTCACTTGGGTTGTTTACGCATATCAAATATCAAATATCAAATAATTTATCTATTCTAACAGGAATAAGATACGATAAAGAGAATAAAGAATTTACAGATAAGAACAGAAATATAAAAGAAGATAGTACCTATAGTGAGATTTCACCTAAAGTTTCACTTGAATATAACTTTGAAAATAATAAAATGGCTTATTTTACTATAGCAAAAGGTTATCGTGCGGGTGGATTTAATCATAATGCACCAATAGGACATGCAAATTTAATATTTGAAAAAGAAACATTGTGGAATTATGAAGCAGGATATAAAAGTGTAATGTTAGATGATAAATTGACATTTAATACATCAATTTATTATATGGATATAAAAAATATGCAAGTCACATCAGCAATTTCACCTGCCGAAGAATATGTATCAAATGCAGGAGAAGCACATTCGCAAGGTTTAGAGTTGGAAGTAAATTATCAAATAAATGATGAATTAAATATATTTTCATCTTTAGGAGTCAATGAAACTAAATTTGATAAATTTAAAGATTTTAATGGTAATTATAAAGGAAAGACTAATCCATTTGCACCTAAATATAATTATTATATAGGAGCTAAATATAGAGCAAATGCTGGTTATTATGCAAGTGCCAATTTAAACGGCTATGGTAAAATGTACTTCGATAAAGAAAATAAGTATGAGAAAAAAGCATATACACTTGTAAATACAAAAGTAGGATACGAAACAAAAAAGTTTGATATATACATGTATGCAAAAAATTTATTTGATAAAAATCATGACTCTGTTGGTTATCATGATTCATATACAATTTATTCTGAAGAAAGAGAAATAGGCATCCAAGTTACTTATAGGTTTTAA
- a CDS encoding TonB-dependent receptor, producing MNKIALSLAASLLLTSTIEAKELRKLDTVTVTAQKVEENPKNVPIAMSIFDEYSIEDKKIDNIQDLTNYVPGFYLFNTSDNGTAAPSMRGVYSDFRTGSPSVAMYIDGIPTLTTTGYNTYLNDIERIEVLKGPQSTLYGKNAEAGVINIITRQPNNETKGKLDIELGEDNKKQLGLSVSGAVIEDKLFIGLAGQYYEKDGFIKNTYLDKDVNDKKHYSGRLNLRYLVNDDLELSLVANKEIRRDGGGNSSTVRNPNPHNIALDLDETNKMDTDSIGFKINYNIDESSSIEAVTAYKKTSLTMIEDFDKTADPSYKQHAFFPIDNKTISQEIRYNLKEDNYSLLLGLYADKSSDRTLNEFDTAGGLFIYGNQKVDGTSLGIFTHLNYKISDNFSILAGLRYDKDTKNLDNRVTFAKEEKSFTEISPKLALKYKVTKDSLIYATIAKGYKPGGYYIFAPQGQEYYDQETLISYEFGLKSSFFENRLNINTALYFISISDKQIVVPLSNIANYIKNAKSATSKGFELDLSYMMNESFSINSSFSYNKATFDDFKYTSLIFDNQYNVIGTQNVDNSGKYMPNTPKYTYSLGTQYRGNNGIYANINLNGFGDFYIDDSNTYKRKAYILVNAKIGYETKDYDIYLYGKNIFDKDYSTQEHYNAGFIHLSKPREIGIQLAYRF from the coding sequence ATGAATAAAATAGCTTTAAGTTTAGCGGCATCTTTATTACTTACTTCAACAATAGAAGCAAAAGAATTAAGAAAATTAGACACAGTAACAGTAACAGCACAAAAAGTAGAAGAAAATCCTAAAAATGTACCTATTGCAATGAGTATTTTTGATGAATACTCTATAGAAGATAAAAAAATTGACAATATTCAAGATTTGACAAATTATGTTCCTGGATTTTATCTCTTTAATACTTCTGATAATGGTACAGCTGCTCCATCAATGAGAGGGGTTTATTCAGATTTTAGAACTGGGTCTCCTTCTGTTGCTATGTATATAGATGGTATACCTACATTAACGACAACAGGTTATAATACTTATTTGAATGATATTGAAAGAATTGAAGTTTTAAAAGGTCCACAAAGTACTCTTTATGGAAAAAATGCAGAAGCTGGAGTAATAAATATTATTACTAGACAACCTAATAATGAAACTAAAGGTAAATTAGATATTGAACTAGGTGAAGATAATAAGAAACAATTAGGATTGAGTGTCAGTGGAGCAGTTATAGAAGATAAACTATTTATAGGTTTAGCAGGTCAGTATTATGAAAAAGATGGTTTTATAAAAAACACTTATCTTGATAAAGATGTAAATGATAAAAAGCACTATTCAGGACGATTAAATTTAAGATACTTAGTAAATGATGATTTGGAACTTTCGTTAGTTGCGAATAAAGAAATAAGAAGAGATGGGGGAGGAAATTCTTCAACTGTACGGAATCCTAATCCTCATAATATTGCTCTTGATTTAGATGAAACAAATAAAATGGATACTGATTCTATAGGATTTAAAATTAATTATAATATTGATGAAAGTAGCAGTATTGAGGCAGTAACTGCTTACAAAAAAACTTCCCTTACTATGATAGAAGATTTTGACAAAACAGCAGATCCAAGTTATAAGCAACATGCTTTTTTCCCAATAGATAATAAAACTATATCTCAAGAGATAAGATATAATTTAAAAGAAGATAACTATAGCTTACTTCTAGGACTTTATGCAGATAAAAGTAGCGATAGAACACTTAATGAATTTGATACTGCTGGAGGTTTATTTATATATGGAAACCAAAAAGTTGATGGTACAAGCTTAGGTATTTTTACTCATCTGAATTATAAAATTTCAGATAATTTCTCAATACTTGCTGGACTTAGGTATGATAAAGATACAAAAAATTTAGACAATAGAGTTACTTTTGCAAAAGAAGAAAAGTCTTTTACTGAAATTTCACCAAAACTTGCTTTAAAATATAAAGTTACCAAGGATAGCCTTATTTATGCAACTATAGCAAAAGGATATAAACCAGGAGGGTATTATATTTTTGCTCCACAAGGTCAAGAGTATTATGATCAAGAGACACTTATAAGTTATGAATTTGGGTTAAAAAGTTCATTTTTTGAGAATAGATTAAATATAAATACTGCGTTATACTTTATTAGCATATCGGATAAACAAATTGTTGTACCTCTTAGTAATATAGCAAATTATATTAAAAATGCTAAAAGTGCAACTTCAAAAGGATTTGAGCTTGACCTAAGCTATATGATGAATGAATCTTTCAGTATAAACTCCTCTTTTTCTTATAATAAAGCAACGTTTGATGACTTTAAATATACAAGTTTAATCTTTGACAATCAATATAATGTAATAGGTACACAAAATGTAGATAATAGTGGAAAATATATGCCAAATACTCCAAAATACACTTATTCTTTAGGTACACAGTATAGAGGAAATAATGGGATATATGCAAATATAAACTTAAATGGATTTGGAGATTTCTATATAGATGATAGCAATACATATAAAAGAAAAGCTTACATACTTGTTAATGCAAAAATAGGTTATGAAACTAAAGACTATGATATTTATCTTTATGGTAAAAATATTTTTGATAAAGATTATAGTACACAAGAACATTATAATGCAGGTTTTATTCACCTATCAAAACCAAGAGAGATAGGTATTCAGTTGGCTTATAGATTCTAA